One Yoonia sp. BS5-3 genomic window carries:
- a CDS encoding diguanylate cyclase produces MLQERSFKRDQAADDGPQGSTYQGLASQILDTLEQGVIVWSADATCITHNARSLHLLELKPAQLSLGTKLDDLLDLLTSRGDEIDLNQAEIQTGFDDQRPFQFEIRLKAGGMISAQVRPVRDGGHIVAFTDVTDMRQAICALEDARAEAARAEKTANEVLTHERARKREVSLLAQMDEWLQSCKSLEELYEIVTAFMQKILPGSRGQLFIYSNSRDVLEQACAWQFDTKQDNVTPDSCWALRRGRSYSYSNDQLGFVCDHVKSATTDGPSPEKFTCVPIVAHGDTVGLMHIEFLPGAESEDVIDPIEFTIRCGEHISMAIANVKLRDELQDQSTRDPLTGLYNRRYFLDAMRRIIGQTANRQGNFALLSIDADKFKNYNDEHGHDAGDAVLEAIAEKMCALDAEGAVACRIGGEEFCILLPLADRSRATESAEELRQSIEEMRVKYIGGPLPKVTVSIGIAVYPTHGTDPKELIKQADLALYAAKDAGRNCSQVADSMSMITFD; encoded by the coding sequence ATGTTACAAGAGCGTTCATTCAAGCGGGATCAGGCCGCTGATGATGGTCCCCAGGGATCGACCTATCAGGGGCTCGCTTCGCAGATTTTGGATACGCTTGAACAGGGCGTGATCGTTTGGTCTGCGGACGCGACCTGCATCACCCATAATGCGCGCAGCCTTCACCTGCTGGAACTCAAACCTGCGCAACTCAGCCTGGGCACGAAACTGGATGATCTGCTGGATTTACTGACGTCGCGGGGCGACGAAATTGATCTCAACCAAGCCGAAATTCAGACGGGGTTTGATGATCAAAGACCCTTCCAATTCGAAATCCGGCTCAAGGCCGGGGGCATGATCTCGGCTCAGGTCAGGCCTGTGCGGGATGGGGGCCATATTGTCGCCTTTACGGATGTGACCGATATGCGTCAGGCGATTTGCGCGCTTGAAGATGCCCGGGCCGAAGCGGCGCGTGCTGAGAAGACCGCGAACGAAGTCCTGACACATGAGCGCGCGCGCAAACGCGAGGTGTCGCTGCTTGCGCAAATGGATGAATGGCTGCAATCGTGTAAGTCGTTGGAAGAGCTTTATGAAATCGTAACCGCCTTTATGCAAAAGATTCTGCCCGGGTCACGTGGGCAACTTTTCATCTATTCGAATTCGCGCGATGTGCTTGAACAGGCCTGCGCGTGGCAGTTTGATACCAAGCAGGACAATGTCACACCCGACAGTTGCTGGGCGTTGCGGCGTGGGCGCAGCTATAGCTATTCGAATGACCAGTTGGGATTTGTCTGTGATCACGTCAAAAGCGCGACGACCGATGGCCCATCGCCGGAAAAATTCACCTGCGTGCCCATTGTGGCCCATGGCGACACGGTTGGCCTGATGCATATCGAATTCTTGCCCGGTGCTGAAAGCGAAGATGTGATCGACCCAATCGAATTTACCATTCGTTGTGGTGAGCATATCTCGATGGCGATTGCGAATGTGAAACTGCGCGATGAGTTGCAAGATCAGTCCACGCGCGATCCGCTGACCGGGCTTTATAATCGGCGTTATTTCCTGGATGCGATGCGGCGGATCATCGGCCAAACGGCGAACCGCCAAGGCAATTTTGCGCTCCTGTCGATCGATGCTGATAAGTTCAAGAATTACAATGACGAACATGGCCACGATGCAGGCGACGCCGTTCTTGAGGCAATTGCGGAAAAGATGTGCGCGCTCGATGCCGAAGGGGCGGTCGCCTGCCGTATTGGTGGGGAAGAATTCTGCATTTTGCTGCCCCTCGCGGATCGATCGCGCGCAACCGAAAGCGCCGAGGAGTTGCGGCAGTCGATCGAGGAAATGCGCGTCAAATATATTGGCGGACCGCTGCCCAAGGTGACTGTCTCTATCGGGATTGCTGTTTATCCAACCCACGGAACCGACCCTAAGGAATTGATAAAGCAAGCGGATTTGGCCCTTTATGCAGCCAAAGATGCAGGAAGGAATTGTTCGCAAGTCGCTGACAGTATGAGCATGATTACATTTGACTAG